A window of bacterium genomic DNA:
TGCATTCCTGGAAATCTTATACGGCAAATAAAATAAATAAATTATTATGTAAGGAAGGTGAACTATGGATGCATGAATCATTTGACCATATAATCAGAAGTCCTAAACAGTTTGAAAGAATAAGAAAGTATATTGAAAATAACCCTAAAGTAACTCACGCTTCCAGCGTAAGTAATACAGTAACTCAACCATCCTGGTTGAGCAATGAAAAACACAAGCAAGATGCTTGTGATACAGAACGCACCCCATATAATTTCAAACGCCATTGTATTGAAAACTGCCTTTATGGAGTAGATATTGATTCTTCTGCAATAGATATTGCCAAACTCAGATTCTGGCTTTCCCTTGTGGTAGATGAAGAAGATATTACAAAGATAAAACCATTGCCAAACCTTGATTACAAACTTGTATGTGGAAATTCTCTATTAAAGGTAGAGAGGGACTTATTTAATGCTGAATTATTTAACCAACTTGAAGAACTTAAACCAAAATATTTCAACGAGACAGACACAAATAAAAAACTAGAGTTAAAAAAACAGATTGATAAATTGATTAAAGAATTAGTAACTCAACCTTCCAGGTTGACCAATAATGAACACAAGCAAGATGCTTGTGATACCATTTTTGATTTTGAAGTATACTTTTCTGAGGTGTTCCATGAAAAAAAGGGTTTTGATGTGGTCATTGGGAATCCACCGTATGTTAAAGAACATACTTTTAGAAACGCTTTTGATGGATTAAGAGAATCGCCTTATTACAAAGGGAAAATGGATATCTGGTATTTATTCGCCTGTAAAGGAATTGATTTACTGAAAAAAGAAACGGGTATTCTTACTTTTATCGCTCAAAATAATTGGGTTACGAGTTATGGTGCTTCAATAATGAGAAACAAAGTTATACAGGATACTCAAATAATACAGATGCTTGACTTTGGTAGTTATATGATTTTTGAAAGTTCAGACATTCAAACAATGATTATGATTTTCAGAGTAGATCCAAGAAGTGATAACTATAAATTTGATTATAGAAGATTGGAAGGAAATAACCTGAATCTTAACGATATGCTGGATTTGTTAAATTGCAATCAAAATTCAAAAACCATTTATCTTAAACCAACTATCCAGAGAAACAAACTTGTAGATAAATTTTTAACCTTTAGCGATACAAAAATTGAAGCAATATTGGATAAACTTTCAGAAGAGGGTAATTTTAGGCTTATGGAGAATGAAGTGGCTAAAGGTATTCATTATGATCAAGACCGCGTAAACAAAAATATGCAAAAAATATTAGAGAATAGATTTAATATCGGAGAAGGGATATTTGCGTTAAGCAATAAAGAGAAAAACGATATACCATTTACCGAAAAAGAACTGGAATTGATTAAGCCGTCATATACTACAAAAGAGCTTGGGAGATATTATGCGAATAGAAAGAATTCTGAATGGGTTATATACAAGGTGAAAAAATAATTGCTGTCCGTAAATGCATTGAACCTACTTTTACATACACAGATTTTGATTGCTATGTCTCAGCGACATTTTATGTTATCAAAACAGAAAAAGTAAATTTAAAATATCTCACAGCATTATTAAATTCAAAACTGATTGCTTTCTGGTTAAAGCACAAAGGGAAGATGCAAGGCAATAATTACCAGATTGATAAAGAACCGCTCTTGGCGCTGCCCTTAAAAAATATTTCTGAGAATACTCAAAAACCCTTCATTTCCCTTGCAGACCAAATCCTTGCAATCACGAATGATGACGATTATTTAGAAAATCCAGACAAACAGGCAAAAGTCAAAGAATACGAACGCCAGATTGACCAGATGGTTTATAAACTTTACGGCTTAACTGAAGATGAAATAAAAATCGTTGAAGGAGACAATAAATGAAAGATAAAACAAAGTCATTAATACCTCAAGAAATTATAGAAAATAAAATACTTTTAATCAGAGACCAAAAAGTAATGCTTGACAGGGACTTATCAAAACTTTATGGAGTAGCAACAAAGGTTCTCAAGCAGGCAGTAAATAGAAATATTGAACGGTTTCCAGAAGATTTTATGTTTCAATTAAGTAAAGAGGAATTTGAAAGGCGACAAAATGGGATTAAGATATAGACCGTATGCCTTTACTCAAGAGGGTGTAGCAATGTTATCAAGTGTGCTGAGGAGTAAAAGAGCAATTCAGATTAATATTGAAATAATGCGTGCCTTTGTAAAGTTAAGACAAGTGTTAGCAACTCACAAGGACATACTATGGAAGATTCAAGAACATGACCAGCAAATTAAACGCATATTTGAAATTTTGAAAGAACTACTGACTGTACCAGAAAAACCAAAACTTAAAATTGGTTTTAGAAAAGA
This region includes:
- a CDS encoding Eco57I restriction-modification methylase domain-containing protein, translating into HSWKSYTANKINKLLCKEGELWMHESFDHIIRSPKQFERIRKYIENNPKVTHASSVSNTVTQPSWLSNEKHKQDACDTERTPYNFKRHCIENCLYGVDIDSSAIDIAKLRFWLSLVVDEEDITKIKPLPNLDYKLVCGNSLLKVERDLFNAELFNQLEELKPKYFNETDTNKKLELKKQIDKLIKELVTQPSRLTNNEHKQDACDTIFDFEVYFSEVFHEKKGFDVVIGNPPYVKEHTFRNAFDGLRESPYYKGKMDIWYLFACKGIDLLKKETGILTFIAQNNWVTSYGASIMRNKVIQDTQIIQMLDFGSYMIFESSDIQTMIMIFRVDPRSDNYKFDYRRLEGNNLNLNDMLDLLNCNQNSKTIYLKPTIQRNKLVDKFLTFSDTKIEAILDKLSEEGNFRLMENEVAKGIHYDQDRVNKNMQKILENRFNIGEGIFALSNKEKNDIPFTEKELELIKPSYTTKELGRYYANRKNSEWVIYKVKK
- a CDS encoding ORF6N domain-containing protein: MKDKTKSLIPQEIIENKILLIRDQKVMLDRDLSKLYGVATKVLKQAVNRNIERFPEDFMFQLSKEEFERRQNGIKI
- a CDS encoding TaqI-like C-terminal specificity domain-containing protein; the encoded protein is MGYIQGEKIIAVRKCIEPTFTYTDFDCYVSATFYVIKTEKVNLKYLTALLNSKLIAFWLKHKGKMQGNNYQIDKEPLLALPLKNISENTQKPFISLADQILAITNDDDYLENPDKQAKVKEYERQIDQMVYKLYGLTEDEIKIVEGDNK